One Dysidea avara chromosome 7, odDysAvar1.4, whole genome shotgun sequence genomic region harbors:
- the LOC136262113 gene encoding focadhesin-like isoform X1 has translation MAGHVKTIEFDSQVHQKQTSAHVIRSIELEFRKTQTVLDLKVPLIQSIYDKLSHSSGTVVQCCCHILLTGAEQRWIHLTGLLNGLLNVMPSTSHAGVLLKCLGDLLFTELKTALKANSGIYQSPYSISYREKPHPFISVTTSSPQLWPRLLLLTKQMLQHPPMGCEPHVVNMLRPFIKYCLLVPTEDGLPVSMATRTFSMLVGVIHYHTPAGNDSIKVGQDILSLLIALLPCYETKSSEQLMDTTNRVEELVYCLVKMAPCCQQNDPADMLCDILQSITCEVVIEQEQVVLLSLLKSVSLLTATYKTLLNCPHRILWLCWMLLCGVGHLEHTTILLTQVQYLVKSGLAQTLQPLVLPLTVVHATGGSLRQLAGDLLTNLLTNLSRQQSIDEANSTINQTGSTPLIPNSTSEFYSELCATAELFCQLSRCPAQKLAWLDSLQEQLDLPELHISGDMRRLLLVVLTGLYLQQQTSAQMCVLEVISKLVKQTPTICPEMLVFVQYILSQKCNRGPEVSLRLLNLLPDLAAHKVMLPLVVRVIHSLSRRVSLYPIIIRLLCKMWRERDGVFAHLHKLLLAPPPQHTPPEICREIVIAKVTSIHDICQYKPELHGEEIIGLVLQCVVDFSLQNPSVSAGKDDGVMAMVIRSLYLLCYSEIVDLPVAWNMVAPKLRGERRPKVLAVMCDLFSLLPLLDMDESLQPLCDHALTFLWSCAASTVGAVVEASFKALCHFELEDFKLTFLPNKLLSLLDCTEVVAIAQDDTMTLNGQQCVQLSAGICTEGLDGYSQFLSHIIAIEIEQGLRGVAHLTQKHFPQLERFLRDSSHKLSRFVSDKEKDIISTTDFCYIGGVLMATQLAEPEQNSRGYQQQLGSVVKHYKMLWSCCLMTDVSLSSVWLHQLFSLPSSWAVFIHRLFAVSVKLRSLETCPPNMRDSKAGYQQKQWEAECWTRCKLVEQVQSCGNNARPCSVMLSLCGLAMTCCTMTDTFGSVEGSLAWLRDWSDHAFLTSLLSMLVRITGEGKPPKDSSGEDIFSFINDCIQQATDLTTIKCMAAVAAAEVVRHVFSLAILPADIKDAIVSIATNLFKHLTTFNQTSIIISYSLSKILLASHHQLPKMSPIISDIVQLCSVQLDSSKLLNMCVVGGFLPVLCGAGGGAHSVAQRLHKELVAGLALSRFDPNTILFQAACLAIGSATPVMCNAGILSPEDCGACVKILQDLAQNPKLLKCYVIHVCLGGLLYGLASGCIPHAHQSLSDVTSQWVAVTQSQQHNNMVIASLYVLVGSARCCDLLSSHLPTGALLQSHLQVIVSSCSPVLLSGLAHGQTQTELSHVLWMITRLRQRTQKATTVSGQNLPKSYAYLPEGRALPAVFELLSTVSGSQSGLVVSALLTTLTQCSSLPPVDWTGALLSITRRMPRLCQTCVQCALKLTETSKGFHMFIIFCCDLVFFSSLETSTQQLIMSKLHLVIADVATSSLATLLGSCCLLCQRKKELLSFLVEGILQCVKLKDLPDTSIDLLHHVIWQICELLQPPATLNYITQHHLETVANITTCLLSISDGDAHTTSVRLQEHFPKCPVLNSLIYCQLIRAPSNIPHNFLHSCLATMPPFTSMGHYVLMGLLKGVKSSVSHINKQERFHVFTHCIQESARATYQPEAEAQLALGISLLSCSSGKNTLDLWLGFLGQPKMMQAEPALVYSHLCQIISLLLPCIATSKESPAGIKQLLSQWMVEATANRNVGNQNIFGNRTTLVTMGGSGLWIVWANLL, from the exons ATGGCTGGTCATGTGAAAACGATTGAATTCGATAGCCAAGTTCATCAGAAGCAG ACATCGGCGCACGTGATCCGTTCTATAGAGCTTGAGTTCAGGAAAACCCAAACTGTACTAGATCTAAAG GTTCCATTGATACAGAGCATTTATGATAAGTTAAGCCACTCCAGTGGCACAGTTGTACAATGTTGCTGTCACATATTACTGACTGGTGCAGAGCAGAGATGGATACACCTTACTGGACTACTCAATGGGCTACTCAATGTAATGCCTTCCACCAG TCATGCTGGAGTCTTGCTCAAATGTTTGGGTGACTTACTATTTACCGAGCTCAAAACAGCATTAAAAGCAAATTCTGGGATTTACCAGTCTCCATATTCTATAAG TTACAGGGAGAAGCCACATCCATTCATATCGGTCACCACCTCTAGTCCCCAATTATGGCCACGTCTACTGCTCCTTACCAAACAAATGTTACAACATCCACCAATGGG GTGTGAGCCTCATGTTGTTAATATGTTGCGTCCATTTATCAAGTACTGCCTGCTCGTCCCTACTGAAGATGGACTTCCTGTTTCCATGGCTACTAGAACATTCTCCATGTTGGTTGGTGTCATCCATTACCA TACACCTGCTGGTAATGATAGCATAAAAGTCGGGCAAGACATTCTCTCACTTCTTATAGCCCTACTACCTTGCTATGAG ACAAAGTCTTCAGAGCAGTTGATGGACACTACCAATAGAGTTGAGGAGTTGGTCTATTGCCTGGTAAAGATGGCTCCTTGTTGCCAGCAGAATG ACCCTGCAGATATGTTATGCGATATTCTTCAGTCAATAACGTGTGAAGTTGTGATAGAGCAGGAGCAAGTGGTTTTGCTGTCCTTGCTAAAGTCAGTCTCATTACTCACAGCAACCTACAAAACA CTTCTAAATTGTCCTCATCGGATATTATGGCTATGTTGGATGTTGTTGTGTGGTGTTGGTCACTTGGAACATACCACAATCCTCTTAACACAAG TGCAGTATTTAGTGAAGTCTGGGCTGGCGCAAACCCTTCAACCACTTGTTCTTCCACTAACTGTTGTCCATGCTACTGGTGGCTCTTTACGTCAGCTGGCTGGTGACCTACTAACTAACCTACTAACTAACCTGTCAAGGCAACAGTCCATTGATGAAGCTAACAGTACTATTAACCAAACTGGTAGTACTCCTCTAATTCCTAATAGTACCAGTGAATTCTATTCTGAGTTGTGTGCAACTGCTGAGCTCTTCTGCCAGCTGTCTag GTGTCCAGCACAGAAACTAGCTTGGCTAGACTCACTTCAGGAGCAACTGGATTTGCCTGAACTCCATATCTCAGGAGATATGCGTCGACTGCTACTGGTAGTGCTAACTGGCCTCTACCTGCAACAGCAAACTAGTGCTCAAATGTGTGTGCTGGAAGTGATAAGTAAACTGGTGAAGCAAACGCCAACTATA TGTCCAGAAATGCTAGtatttgtacagtacatactgaGTCAGAAATGTAACAGAGGGCCTGAGGTCTCCTTGAGACTTCTTAACTTGTTACCTGATCTTGCAGCTCACAAG GTCATGCTGCCACTTGTGGTCCGTGTAATACACAGTCTCAGTCGCAGAGTGTCTCTCTATCCAATCATTATTCGGCTTCTCTGTAAGATGTGGCGTGAAAGAGATGGGGTATTTGCCCACCTGCACAAGTTGCTATTAGCCCCACCTCCACAACACACCCCTCCAGAAATATGCAGGGAAATTGTGATAGCTAAAGTGACATCAATACATGATATATGCCAGTACAA GCCTGAGCTACATGGAGAGGAAATTATTGGGCTTGTGCTGCAGTGTGTAGTTGACTTCTCACTACAGAATCCCTCTGTGTCAGCTGGCAAGGATGATGGGGTCATGGCTATGGTGATACGATCACTGTATCTACTTTGCTACTCAGag ATTGTAGATCTTCCTGTTGCCTGGAATATGGTAGCACCAAAACTCAGAGGAGAAAGGAG ACCGAAGGTGCTTGCTGTGATGTGTGACTTGTTCTCCCTTCTTCCATTGCTTGACATGGACGAGTCATTGCAGCCATTGTGTGACCATGCCTTGACCTTCCTCTGGAGTTGTGCAGCCTCTACC GTTGGCGCTGTAGTGGAGGCTTCTTTTAAAGCATTGTGTCACTTTGAATTGGAAGATTTCAAGCTTACTTTTCTTCCAAATAAG TTGCTATCACTGTTGGACTGTACTGAAGTAGTGGCCATAGCTCAGGATGACACAATGACATTGAATGGTCAACAGTGTGTTCAGTTGTCTGCTGGAATCTGTACTGAGGGACTTGATGGCTACTCCCAATTTCTGTCTCATATTATAGCTATCGAAATAGAGCAAGGTTTAAGAGGTGTGGCACACTTGACACAGAAACATTTTCCTCAGCTGGAACGCTTTTTACGAGACTCTAGTCATAAGCTATCGAGATTTGTGTCAGACAAGGAGAAGGATATTATTTCCACCACTGATTTCTGCTACATTG GTGGAGTATTGATGGCAACTCAATTGGCTGAGCCGGAGCAAAATAGTAGAGGATACCAGCAACAGCTTGGCTCTGTTGTTAAACACTATAAGATGCTGTGGAGCTGTTGCTTAATGACTGATGTATCCCTATCTTCTGTTTGGCTACACCAACTCTTCTCCCTACCTTCCTCCTGGGCTGTCTTCATTCATCGGTTGTTTGCTGTTTCTGTGAAG TTGCGCTCGTTGGAAACGTGTCCGCCGAACATGAGAGACAGTAAAGCTGGCTATCAGCAGAAGCAGTGGGAGGCAGAATGCTG GACGAGATGTAAACTAGTAGAACAAGTACAATCATG TGGCAACAATGCTCGTCCTTGCAGCGTGATGTTATCACTGTGTGGATTGGCAATGACATGTTGTACAATGACTGATACTTTTGGAAGTGTTGAAGGATCTCTAGCTTGGTTACGAGACTGGAGTGACCATGCCTTTCTTACCAGCCTTCTCTCCATGTTGGTGAGAATTACAGGGGAAGGAAAACCACCCAAGGATAGCAGTGGAGAAGACATCTTTTCTTTCATCAATGAT TGCATTCAGCAAGCAACAGATCTTACCACCATCAAGTGCATGGCAGCAGTGGCAGCTGCTGAAGTGGTTAGACATGTATTTTCACTGGCTATCCTCCCTGCAGACATAAAGGACGCCATTGTGTCCATAGCTACTAACTTGTTCAAACATCTGACCACTTTTAACCA AACTTCAATTATAATTAGTTACTCATTGTCTAAAATCTTACTTGCCAGCCACCACCAGTTACCTAAG ATGTCTCCCATTATCAGTGACATTGTTCAGTTGTGCAGTGTCCAGTTAGACAGTTCCAA ACTACTGAATATGTGTGTAGTTGGAGGGTTTCTGCCAGTATTGTGTGGAGCAGGGGGTGGGGCTCATTCTGTTGCTCAGAGGCTTCATAAGGAGCTGGTTGCTGGGCTGGCACTGTCCCGCTTTGATCCTAACACCATTTTATTTCAG GCAGCATGTCTGGCCATTGGATCAGCCACTCCTGTTATGTGCAATGCTGGAATACTATCCCCTGAAGACTGTGGGGCTTGTGTGAAGATATTGCAAGACCTAGCACAGAACCCAAAGCTACTCAAG TGTTATGTGATCCATGTGTGTCTGGGTGGTCTGTTGTATGGATTGGCAAGTGGGTGTATCCCTCATGCTCACCAGAGCCTCAGTGATGTCACTTCACAGTGGGTAGCGGTGACACAGTCGCAACAACACAATAACATG GTGATAGCCAGTTTGTATGTGTTGGTTGGTAGTGCAAGATGCTGTGATCTACTCTCCAGTCAT TTACCAACAGGTGCGTTGTTACAAAGTCACTTACAAGTAATCGTTTCTAGTTGCTCTCCAGTCTTATTGTCC GGTCTGGCTCATGGACAAACACAAACGGAGCTCAGCCATGTACTGTGGATGATTACTCGGTTGAGACAACGTACTCAGAAGGCTACGACTGTCAGTGGACAAAATT TGCCCAAAAGTTATGCTTACCTACCAGAAGGTAGAGCCCTACCAGCTGTGTTTGAGCTACTCTCCACTGTCAGTGGGTCTCAGTCTGGACTGGTAGTGTCTGCTTTGCTGACAACACTGACTCAGTGTTCCTCACTTCCtccagtggactggactggagcACTGCTTAGTATCACAAGGAGAATGCCCCGCTTGTGTCAAACTTGTGTCCAGTGTGCACTGAAGCTCACAGAAACTTCTAAAGGATTTCACATGTTCATTATTTTTTGTTGCGATTTAGTGTTTTTCTCCAGCTTAGAG ACATCAACTCAGCAACTGATAATGAGCAAGTTACATCTTGTGATAGCTGATGTGGCCACTTCTTCCCTTGCCACTTTACTGGGATCCTGTTGTCTTCTTTGCCAGAGAAAGAAG GAATTGTTGAGTTTTTTGGTGGAGGGGATACTGCAGTGTGTGAAGTTGAAAGACCTCCCAGACACCTCCATTGATCTCTTACATCATGTAATATGGCAGATTTGTGAACTACTACAACCCCCAGCCACCCTAAACTACATCACACAACACCATCTGGAAACTGTGGCTAATATCACTACTTGTCTTCTCAGTATATCTGATGGTGATGCTCACACTACTTCCGTTAGATTACAAGAGCACTTCCCG AAGTGTCCGGTTTTGAATAGTCTTATCTATTGTCAGCTGATTAGAGCTCCTTCAAATATTCCTCATAACTTTCTACATTCATGTCTTGCAACCATGCCACCGTTTACGTCAATGGGTCATTATGTTTTGATGGGTTTATTAAAAGGAGTGAAGTCAAGCGTGTCACATATAAACAAACAGGAAAGGTTCCATGTGTTCACTCACTGCATACAGGAGTCTGCACGTGCCACATACCAGCCAGAAGCTGAG GCTCAGCTGGCACTAGGGATCTCCCTATTGAGTTGCAGTAGTGGTAAAAACACTTTAGACCTCTGGTTGGGCTTTCTTGGCCAGCCTAAGATGATGCAGGCAGAGCCTGCACTGGTGTATTCACACCTATGCCAGATAATATCACTTTTGCTACCTTGCATAGCCACTAGCAAGGAATCGCCTGCAGGCATAAAACAATTG TTATCGCAATGGATGGTTGAGGCGACCGCAAACAGGAATGTGGGGAATCAAAATATTTTTG GAAATCGCACAACTCTGGTAACCATGGGTGGAAGTGGTTTATGGATTGTGTGGGCTAATTTGCTGTGA